One segment of Anatilimnocola aggregata DNA contains the following:
- a CDS encoding lactonase family protein, translating into MRGISFCGRANAVRVGLALAIALQCVPGRAVGTEPAAQGDSVTFAYFSRSNFSRGKIQGISVCRLSSDDGALTPVVEQPLESPGPLAVDTQKRRVYAVSYPDKIHTYDIDAGSGTLKSLAEVQLPGRPEYLALDRRGRHLLAAMYHQKQVIVCLLDSQGRPQIDQLQVLDSGLRPHAILSDRHDRFVYVPCAGDIWQYAWNENGKGLAAQAVAKHKAPKDSRPRHLWFHPEKDWLYVVNESSRSLTFYQVGPDTGGLRAIQTLLTVPDGVLKGSGADIHVTPDGRFVYASTREHDSVAGFSIDQASGELTALGQVPTARGPRDFAIDPSGRFLVAGGTGGNVVVHAIDQKTGQTTMKHRYEVMGPNWVEIVNFPRER; encoded by the coding sequence CCATCGCCTTGCAGTGCGTGCCCGGCCGTGCCGTGGGGACTGAGCCTGCCGCACAGGGCGACAGTGTGACGTTCGCGTATTTCTCGCGGAGCAATTTCTCGCGGGGCAAAATACAGGGCATCAGTGTCTGTCGCCTGTCTTCCGACGACGGTGCTCTAACGCCGGTCGTCGAGCAGCCGCTGGAAAGCCCCGGTCCCCTGGCCGTGGACACCCAGAAGCGACGGGTCTACGCGGTCAGCTATCCCGACAAAATTCATACCTATGACATCGATGCAGGCTCCGGGACCTTGAAATCGTTGGCGGAAGTCCAGTTGCCGGGACGCCCGGAATACCTCGCGCTCGATCGCCGCGGCCGGCATCTGTTGGCCGCGATGTACCATCAGAAACAGGTCATCGTGTGCCTTCTTGACAGCCAGGGTCGTCCGCAGATCGATCAATTGCAGGTGCTCGATTCCGGCCTCCGGCCGCACGCCATTCTCAGCGACCGGCACGACAGGTTCGTCTATGTTCCCTGCGCCGGCGATATCTGGCAGTATGCGTGGAACGAGAACGGCAAGGGGCTGGCGGCCCAGGCGGTGGCCAAGCACAAGGCCCCCAAGGACTCCCGGCCGCGGCACCTTTGGTTTCACCCCGAAAAGGACTGGCTGTACGTCGTCAACGAGTCTAGTCGGTCGCTGACGTTCTATCAGGTCGGTCCCGACACCGGCGGGCTCCGCGCCATTCAAACCTTGTTGACCGTTCCAGATGGCGTATTGAAAGGCAGCGGCGCGGACATTCACGTCACGCCGGACGGCCGTTTTGTCTATGCGTCCACCCGAGAGCATGACTCCGTCGCCGGGTTCTCGATCGACCAAGCGTCGGGCGAACTCACAGCCTTGGGACAGGTTCCGACGGCACGCGGGCCACGTGATTTCGCCATCGACCCCAGCGGGCGATTTCTGGTGGCCGGAGGCACCGGTGGCAACGTCGTCGTTCATGCCATCGATCAAAAGACCGGCCAAACGACAATGAAGCACCGTTATGAGGTCATGGGGCCGAACTGGGTCGAAATCGTCAATTTCCCGCGGGAGCGCTGA